In Brevibacillus brevis, a genomic segment contains:
- a CDS encoding DNA-3-methyladenine glycosylase has protein sequence MLRWEKIEEGAMLLHSTVISLVPPYSFERLLRRLETHPDPQLFVDTEASTLRRAFRVGTRPVLASLQFAGSTEEPVIRLNTEATLSPAEQQLLEKTVRHMFSADQDLTPVYEHMRQSPEMAVLTERFRGLRFFLDSDLFQSMVKTIIGQQINLAFAASLTQRLLELAGDMMEDTDGRTFMAFPTEEAVARLEPDDLRPLQFSQRKAEYIIDYARAIVNGTIDLDRLWQMEDEEIVAYLTSLRGIGRWTVECLMMFGMGRPDLLPAADIGLRNGLQLVFGLADKPDEKEIRRIGAAWTPWRSLYSLYIWEAVGAVRRKEVWE, from the coding sequence GTGTTACGATGGGAAAAAATCGAGGAAGGTGCGATGCTCTTGCATTCGACTGTCATTTCTCTCGTCCCCCCCTATTCGTTTGAACGGCTGCTGCGCCGTTTGGAGACCCACCCTGATCCTCAGCTGTTCGTTGATACAGAAGCGAGCACGCTGCGGCGCGCATTTCGCGTCGGGACTCGCCCCGTACTCGCGAGTCTGCAGTTTGCCGGATCGACGGAGGAGCCCGTAATTCGACTGAATACAGAGGCGACACTTTCGCCCGCGGAGCAGCAGCTTCTGGAGAAAACCGTCCGGCACATGTTCAGCGCCGATCAGGATCTGACGCCCGTTTATGAGCATATGCGCCAAAGCCCGGAGATGGCGGTGCTGACGGAGCGGTTCCGCGGGCTGCGCTTTTTTCTGGATTCCGACCTGTTTCAATCGATGGTCAAGACCATCATCGGCCAGCAAATCAACCTGGCGTTTGCCGCTTCGCTTACTCAGCGCCTGCTGGAGCTCGCGGGCGATATGATGGAAGACACGGATGGCCGCACCTTTATGGCGTTCCCCACGGAGGAAGCCGTCGCCAGGCTGGAGCCGGACGATTTGCGACCGCTGCAATTCAGCCAGCGCAAAGCGGAATACATCATCGACTACGCGCGTGCCATCGTCAACGGCACGATCGATCTGGACCGGCTGTGGCAGATGGAGGACGAAGAGATCGTCGCGTATTTGACGTCGCTCAGAGGGATCGGCAGATGGACCGTCGAGTGCCTCATGATGTTCGGCATGGGCCGTCCGGATCTGCTTCCGGCAGCAGACATCGGTCTGCGAAACGGACTGCAGCTGGTCTTCGGCCTCGCGGACAAGCCGGACGAAAAGGAGATTCGTCGTATCGGCGCTGCGTGGACGCCGTGGCGAAGCTTGTATTCGCTGTACATTTGGGAAGCGGTGGGAGCTGTCAGAAGAAAAGAGGTATGGGAGTAG
- the brnQ gene encoding branched-chain amino acid transport system II carrier protein, producing MRELSTRETITVGLMLFALFFGAGNMIFPPALGQAAGTDVWTAMLGFIITGVGLPLMGVIAVGLGGGNLQTLAGRVHPVFAGIFTFIVYLAIGPFMAIPRTGTVTFEMGVAPFLPESAKGSWLPLFLTTIVYFALTYWLCLNPSKLVDRIGKVLTPALLIIIGVMFVGTLLNPIGDMGQPTGAYQSTPFIKGFLEGYLTLDALAAMVFGIVVTASVQAVGVTDRKKITISTIKAAVIAAAGLGLVYLALSYMGATSISLGQSENGGQILNGVVQHLFGPLGSMLLGLAVTLACLTTSVGLVTACGRFFSDLFPAISYRTMAAILSVFSAAVANVGLTQLIAFSVPVLMAIYPIAIVLMLLSFFHKLFKGYSSVYIGAIVVTAAISLVDGASMMGLPVSAITDVYGHLPLYKEGIGWLLPSIAGALLGFLWGSLRPKRQGNQETYREKPSNT from the coding sequence ATGAGAGAATTATCAACGAGAGAAACCATTACTGTCGGACTCATGCTGTTTGCGCTGTTCTTCGGAGCGGGCAATATGATTTTTCCACCGGCTTTGGGACAAGCCGCGGGCACTGATGTGTGGACCGCGATGCTCGGTTTTATTATAACGGGAGTGGGCTTGCCGCTGATGGGAGTCATTGCGGTAGGACTCGGCGGAGGAAACTTGCAGACGCTGGCGGGGAGAGTACACCCTGTTTTCGCTGGAATTTTCACATTTATCGTATATTTGGCCATCGGGCCTTTCATGGCAATCCCACGGACCGGCACTGTTACCTTTGAAATGGGCGTCGCGCCGTTTTTGCCAGAGTCGGCAAAGGGTAGCTGGTTGCCGCTGTTCCTTACGACCATTGTCTATTTTGCGCTCACCTACTGGCTTTGCCTGAATCCGTCCAAGCTGGTCGATCGGATCGGGAAGGTTTTGACTCCGGCGCTGCTGATCATCATCGGGGTGATGTTCGTCGGCACCTTGCTGAACCCGATCGGCGACATGGGGCAGCCGACGGGAGCCTATCAATCAACTCCGTTCATCAAGGGCTTCCTGGAAGGGTATTTGACGCTCGACGCGCTGGCGGCGATGGTATTCGGAATCGTCGTGACCGCTTCGGTGCAGGCGGTAGGAGTGACGGACCGCAAGAAAATCACGATCTCGACAATCAAGGCGGCAGTGATCGCGGCTGCGGGTCTGGGGCTTGTGTACCTCGCTCTCAGCTATATGGGAGCGACCAGCATCTCCCTGGGGCAGTCCGAGAACGGGGGGCAGATCTTGAACGGAGTCGTCCAGCATTTGTTCGGGCCACTCGGGTCCATGCTGCTCGGCTTGGCCGTGACGCTGGCGTGCCTGACGACGTCGGTCGGCCTGGTAACCGCATGCGGCCGTTTCTTCTCGGATCTTTTCCCAGCCATTTCATACCGGACGATGGCGGCCATTCTCAGCGTGTTCAGTGCGGCTGTGGCAAACGTCGGGCTGACCCAGCTGATCGCGTTTTCCGTACCGGTGCTGATGGCGATTTATCCGATCGCGATCGTGCTGATGCTGCTGTCGTTTTTCCACAAGCTGTTCAAAGGGTACTCCTCGGTATACATCGGGGCGATCGTCGTGACTGCCGCGATCAGCCTGGTAGACGGAGCGTCGATGATGGGACTGCCGGTTTCGGCCATCACGGATGTATACGGGCATCTGCCGTTGTATAAGGAAGGAATCGGTTGGCTCCTGCCTTCCATCGCAGGGGCGCTGCTCGGATTTTTGTGGGGAAGCCTGCGGCCCAAGCGCCAAGGGAACCAAGAAACCTATCGCGAGAAGCCGAGCAATACGTAA